One window of Papaver somniferum cultivar HN1 chromosome 9, ASM357369v1, whole genome shotgun sequence genomic DNA carries:
- the LOC113308000 gene encoding uncharacterized protein LOC113308000 isoform X2, which produces MSNSNPSELEGIDEEEHYRKSIDAKEYLRELTDEELKHITPEQYIRLSEKQDEEDAARMDMDEDGAVHLWIPRSWKRCFGWEDGNGEEGPGYMVVEDDAWFGEDGERKRKHVLLFECIFMLIWGWGLLLVVVKLMDPITYAKLLCRILHLLRPTRVFYGHSNRVLTIIYKTLCKDHGTPSRDLVRRRVSRGNNSSLRSFAGNEAYDNLMGTLTNGINGSNNQDRRRMMMHMRNYQNWRKESAWVIRKNHVR; this is translated from the exons ATGAG TAATAGTAATCCATCAGAATTAGAAGGcattgatgaagaagaacattATCGCAAATCGATTGATGCAAAAGAATATTTACGCGAATTGACAGACGAAGAGTTAAAGCATATAACACCTGAGCAATATATT AGATTGAGCGAAAAACAGGATGAGGAAGACGCTGCAAG GATGGACATGGACGAGGATGGTGCTGTACACCTGTGGATCCCCAGATCATGGAAGCGCTGTTTTGGTTGGGAagatgggaatggagaagaagGTCCAGGCTACATGGTTGTGGAAGATGATGCATGGTTTGGTGAAGAtggggaaagaaaaagaaaacatgtttTACTTTTCGAG TGTATCTTTATGCTTATCTGGGGGTGGGGGCTGCTGCTGGTGGTGGTAAAATTGATGGATCCAATAACTTATGCAAAACTACTATGTCGGATTCTCCATCTGCTGAGACCGACTCGAGTTTTTTATGGACATTCTAATCGTGTTTTAACCATAATCTATAAAACATTATGTAAAGATCATGGTACTCCTTCAAGAGATTTGGTGAGAAGAAGGGTATCTAGGGGGAACAATTCGTCTCTGAGGAGCTTTGCAGGCAAC GAAGCATATGATAACCTTATGGGAACTCTGACGAATGGCATCAACGGTTCTAATAACCAGGACAGGAGAAGAATGATGATGCATATGAG GAACTATCAGAACTGGAGAAAAGAATCGGCTTGGGTCATTAGAAAAAACCATGTTAGATAA
- the LOC113308000 gene encoding uncharacterized protein LOC113308000 isoform X1: MYYMKFLIVNVPYVHSEASGLIKLLHCFCSFCHITNVMFFVFPNLSCCSNSNPSELEGIDEEEHYRKSIDAKEYLRELTDEELKHITPEQYIRLSEKQDEEDAARMDMDEDGAVHLWIPRSWKRCFGWEDGNGEEGPGYMVVEDDAWFGEDGERKRKHVLLFECIFMLIWGWGLLLVVVKLMDPITYAKLLCRILHLLRPTRVFYGHSNRVLTIIYKTLCKDHGTPSRDLVRRRVSRGNNSSLRSFAGNEAYDNLMGTLTNGINGSNNQDRRRMMMHMRNYQNWRKESAWVIRKNHVR, encoded by the exons ATGTACTACATGAAATTTCTGATAGTAAACGTTCCATATGTGCATTCAGAAGCCAGTGGATTGATTAAACTTTTACATTGTTTCTGCTCTTTTTGTCACATAACAAATGTCATGTTTTTTGTGTTTCCGAATCTATCTTGTTGCAGTAATAGTAATCCATCAGAATTAGAAGGcattgatgaagaagaacattATCGCAAATCGATTGATGCAAAAGAATATTTACGCGAATTGACAGACGAAGAGTTAAAGCATATAACACCTGAGCAATATATT AGATTGAGCGAAAAACAGGATGAGGAAGACGCTGCAAG GATGGACATGGACGAGGATGGTGCTGTACACCTGTGGATCCCCAGATCATGGAAGCGCTGTTTTGGTTGGGAagatgggaatggagaagaagGTCCAGGCTACATGGTTGTGGAAGATGATGCATGGTTTGGTGAAGAtggggaaagaaaaagaaaacatgtttTACTTTTCGAG TGTATCTTTATGCTTATCTGGGGGTGGGGGCTGCTGCTGGTGGTGGTAAAATTGATGGATCCAATAACTTATGCAAAACTACTATGTCGGATTCTCCATCTGCTGAGACCGACTCGAGTTTTTTATGGACATTCTAATCGTGTTTTAACCATAATCTATAAAACATTATGTAAAGATCATGGTACTCCTTCAAGAGATTTGGTGAGAAGAAGGGTATCTAGGGGGAACAATTCGTCTCTGAGGAGCTTTGCAGGCAAC GAAGCATATGATAACCTTATGGGAACTCTGACGAATGGCATCAACGGTTCTAATAACCAGGACAGGAGAAGAATGATGATGCATATGAG GAACTATCAGAACTGGAGAAAAGAATCGGCTTGGGTCATTAGAAAAAACCATGTTAGATAA
- the LOC113311056 gene encoding protein IQ-DOMAIN 1-like, whose translation MGKKGKWFTAVKKAFGSESKEKKEQRRNKKKKWFGKQKQENLSTLTVENEPTPPSPPPPPQEEIKVVEIEDEQATNARKLAVASAAAAEAAVAAAQAATEVVRLTSAAASRESGKLNKDAAATKIQTAFRCYLARRTLRALRGLARLKTLMDGQSVKRQATTTLRCMQTLARVQSQIRARRIRMSEENQALQKQLQQKHEKELETMKASMGDDWDVSAQSKEQLEAKQIHKQEAAMRRERALAYAFAHQQTLRNSGKAGNPTFMDPNNPHWGWSWLERWMAARPWECRSLAENKEPNSDQGSVKSVSRAAGAAEISKVIARRELNPDKGSPTAQKLNRISNRNSVSTPPSKATSPVSVARKLKPASPRSNGAWTPDEDSRSVASVQSDKPRRTSVAGSSVRDDEGLASPPAFLPSYMAPTASAKARTRLQSPLGIEKSETATPERGPVESAKKRLSFSGSPKSAVGQQRRYSGPPKVDSSPPMKDIAVHTEQLSVGSGGKSNR comes from the exons ATGGGGAAAAAAGGGAAATGGTTTACAGCAGTAAAGAAGGCATTTGGTTCTGAATCCAAGGAGAAGAAAGAACAG agaagaaataagaagaagaaatggttTGGGAAACAAAAACAGGAAAATCTATCTACGTTGACGGTAGAAAATGAGCCAACACCACCTTCACCTCCTCCACCACCTCAAGAGGAGATTAAAGTAGTGGAAATTGAGGATGAACAGGCCACTAATGCGCGTAAGCTTGCAGTTGCCAGCGCTGCTGCAGCTGAGGCAGCCGTTGCCGCTGCACAAGCTGCTACTGAGGTTGTTAGACTCACAAGTGCAGCGGCTTCGCGAGAATCTGGGAAATTGAACAAAGATGCTGCTGCAACTAAGATTCAAACAGCATTCCGGTGTTATCTG GCGAGGAGGACCTTACGAGCACTAAGAGGGTTGGCTAGGTTGAAGACGTTGATGGATGGACAATCTGTCAAAAGACAGGCCACCACCACCTTAAGGTGCATGCAAACTCTAGCTCGCGTGCAGTCCCAAATCCGGGCAAGGAGAATCAGAATGTCTGAGGAGAATCAGGCTCTACAGAAGCAACTCCAGcaaaaacatgaaaaagagcTAGAGACTATGAAGGCTTCT ATGGGAGATGATTGGGATGTCAGTGCGCAATCTAAAGAGCAACTTGAAGCAAAACAGATACACAAACAAGAAGCTGCTATGAGAAGGGAAAGAGCTTTGGCGTATGCTTTTGCTCACCAG CAAACATTGAGGAACTCTGGTAAAGCTGGGAACCCAACATTCATGGACCCAAACAATCCTCACTGGGGATGGAGTTGGTTAGAGAGATGGATGGCAGCCCGTCCATGGGAGTGTAGAAGTTTAGCAGAGAATAAAGAACCCAACAGTGATCAAGGATCTGTAAAGAGTGTAAGCCGTGCCGCAGGAGCTGCAGAAATCAGCAAAGTTATTGCTCGACGTGAACTCAATCCGGATAAAGGTTCCCCAACAGCTCAAAAGCTGAATCGCATATCCAACCGCAATTCAGTTTCAACTCCCCCATCAAAGGCAACATCGCCAGTATCCGTAGCCAGGAAACTGAAACCTGCAAGTCCCCGCAGCAATGGTGCATGGACCCCAGATGAGGATTCAAGAAGCGTAGCCAGTGTGCAATCGGACAAGCCAAGACGTACCAGCGTTGCCGGTTCTTCAGTGCGCGACGACGAGGGTTTAGCTAGTCCACCGGCTTTCCTCCCTAGCTACATGGCTCCCACTGCTTCAGCAAAAGCCAGAACCAGACTGCAAAGCCCATTAGGAATTGAAAAGAGCGAGACAGCGACACCGGAAAGAGGGCCAGTAGAATCAGCAAAGAAACGACTATCGTTCTCAGGATCCCCGAAAAGTGCAGTGGGGCAGCAAAGAAGATACTCAGGACCACCAAAGGTAGACAGCAGTCCTCCAATGAAAGACATTGCAGTGCACACTGAACAATTGAGTGTGGGCAGTGGAGGAAAAAGCAACAGATAG